In Oscillatoria sp. FACHB-1406, the DNA window GCTCGCGCCCTGTCGTTCGATCCATCGCCACCGCTTGCAAAATCCCATTGGCATCGATATCGAAAGCCACTTGAATTTGCGGTACGCCGCGCGGTGCGGGTGGAATTCCCGTCAGCTTAAAGCGCCCCAACGACTTATTATCCTTCGCCATTTCCCGCTCGCCTTGCAGGACGTGAACTTCCACCACCGTCTGATTGTTATCCGCCGTCGAAAACACATCGGAACGGCGCACCGGAATCGTCGTATTGCGCGGAATCAACTTTTTCATCGCGCCGCTTATCGTTTCCAACCCCAAAGAAAGCGGCGTAACATCCAGCAGCAGCACGTCCTTCACCTGTCCGCCCAAAATCCCCGCTTGAATCGCCGCCCCCACCGCCACGACTTCATCGGGGTTGACATTTTGATTGGCTTCGCGATCGATAAAACTGCGGACTAACCCTTGCACTAAGGGAATGCGCGTCGAACCGCCCACTAACACCACTTCATCCACCTGCACCGGGCTAATCCCCGCATCCCGCAAAACGCGCTGCAAAGGACGGCGCAAGCGACTGACGAGATCGCCGCATAACTCTTCAAATTCGAGGCGAGAGAGGCGCGTTTCGATATGTTTCGGCCCCTCATCCGTCGCGGTGATAAAGGGCAGATTAATTTCAGTATTGCTCACCCCAGAAAGTTCGATTTTTGCCTTTTCTGCGGCTTCCGTCAGGCGTTGCAAAGCTTGACGATCCTTGCGCAAATCCACTCCTTCCGACTCGAGAAATTTCTCTGCCAGCCAATCGACAATCCGCTTGTCGAAATCGTTTCCCCCTAACTGCGTATCGCCACTCGTGGCTAGCACTTCAAATACGCCATCGCCCACTTCTAACAGCGAAACATCAAAGGTTCCGCCGCCCAAATCGAAGACTAAAATGGTTTGACTTTTTTGCCGATCTAGGCCGTAAGCGAGGGAAGCGGCTGTCGGTTCGTTAATGATGCGCAGGACATCTAAACCGGCAATTCTGCCTGCATCCCGCGTCGCTTGGCGCTGGGAGTCGTTGAAGTAAGCGGGAACGGTGATTACCGCGCCGGTGACGGGTTCGCCGAGGTAGCGTTCTGCTTCTTCGGCAAGCTTGCGCAAAATCATGGCCGAGACTTCTTCGGGGGCGAATTCCTTGCGCAGACGCGGACAGCGAATTTTGATATTGCCGCTTTCATCTTTGCGGATGGTGTAGGGAACGCGCTTGGATTCGGGGGTAAGTTCGGCATACTTGCGTCCCATGAAGCGTTTGACGGCGTAGTAAGTATTCTGTGGATTGAGGACGGCTTGACGGCGCGCCATTTGACCGACAACAAGCTCGCCATCTTTATTGAAGCCTACAGCGGAGGGCGTGGTTCGCATCCCTTCTGAGTTCGCAATGACGAGGGGCTTGCTGCCTTCCATCACGGCTACCACCGAGTTTGTTGTTCCTAAGTCTATACCGACTACTCTTGCCATGCGCGCTCCGTTTAATCTAATCCGCTGGTGAGATGTTTGTACAAATATTAAGTGGCTATTTTAATTTTATCTTGACGCAGGTGGGTTCGTTTGTCACGCGAGGTTCGGAGATTACGACCAAACCGCTATCAATTCCGGGCAACGAGCGACAGCGCGAAGGTCAGTTTCCCGGTGGGATTGGCATGGCGATCGCGTAAACTAAGCCTGTTAAATGTAGTTGTCTACAAAATAGCCAAGCTCAATTTCGGCAGACCTATTCCAGTTTCTTTTGTGCCTTGCACTGGCTGCCCAGCGATAAAGTTGCTGTTTAACATCAGAGCAACACCGTAAGGAATTGAAACTCATGAAAGCAACCTATCGCTGCACGCTCATTTTAGCCCTTGGCGCGATCGCGCTTGGCAGTTTTGCCAGTCCCGGAGCCGCGAGCAACATTTCGCCCCAAACCTCCCCACAACTGCTCGCCCAACGCATTAATTTAGCAGGTCGCAGAGTCACCGTCCGCACCCCCGAAGGCGGCCCGCTGAACGTTCGTTCCGGCCCGGGAGGGAACTATCGAGTCGTGCGGACGCTTCGCAATGGCGGGCAATGCGTTTTATCCGGGCGCACCAGTGGAGCATGGGTTCAACTGCAAGGGGGAGGTTGGGTGACTTCTATTTACCTGGATATTTAAGTCGCCTGAATCGATTAAAGTCGAAGTATTAAGCGATCGCGAATTCAAGGCAAAACAGATCGATTTGCGATCGCCCATTACATCTTAAGACTCATGGAAATTTTTGTTAGAAAAACGCCCACTCGATTAATCGTTTGGGATATTTCCTGGTTTTTTCTGTTTATGGGTGCAATTTTTACCGGCGGGGGGCTAATTCTACCCATTTTCAATTTTTCGATCGCAACCCTAACTTGCGATCGCCAATCCTTAACTCCCGCTCGCTGCCAACTGGTAGAACGGGGCTTTCACTCCCCAAAAATTACTGAAATTCCGCTCGATTCGTTGCAACAAGCAAGCGTCCGCTCGACTTATGCTGGGAGAGGTCAGAGTTACAGATTGAGCCTTTTAACTCAAACGGGCGAAATTGATTTTCCTCGTACTTCTTTTCGCGGTCAAAAATATGCGATCGCCGATCTCATTAATACTTTTATTAGAAACCCCAAACAAACTTCCCTAGAAGTCAGTCAAGACGAGCGGCTATTGGGTCTATTCTGGGGATTATTTATCTGGATTTTAGGAATACTATTCCTTTTTGGCATTGCCCGCGATGACTGCGAGTTCTTAAGCTGTGACTGCGATACCGAAAGGAGATTGCTGGTATTAAAACAACGAAATGGGTGGAGAAAGGGAACAATCGAGTATTCCTTAATAGAATGCGATCGCGCGCTTATAGAAACTTCTCACCATACCCGCATGACTCGCTGGTTGCAAACGATTAATTATAGTGAATATTCGATCGTTTTATTGTTAAAGTCTGGCGAGCGAATTTGGCTGACAACTTACGAAACAGAAATGTTAAAAGGCAAACGAAGAGTCGTTGAGTATATTGCCAAACAACTCAAAAAACTAGAGTCAAGTTTGCCAAAAGAATCGACGAATTTGCAGGCATTAGAGCAAGAAATTGCGATTTGGCGCGACGCGATTGCAGTTTCCCCGAATAATGCCGAAGCTCACTATCATTTAGGCTTAGCTTTTTATCGACATCACCAGCGCCCAGAAGCCTCTCGGAGCCTGCAACGCGCCAAAGCCTTGTTTCAAGATGCCGGTAACGCCCAAAAAGCCACCGAAGTTCAAGACTTTTTGTGGCAATCGGGCTTGGAATAAGGGGGACTCGTCTCGCCGCGATCGCGTTTTCGGTACAATGCTCGAAGATTTTGTTATTGTGCGACGCGATCGCTCCACCGCCCCTATGACCGAAGAAAAACAACTGAGCTTGTTCGAGAGCGCAGACTCAGAACCCGCATCCCCGAAAGCTCCCACCAATTTTGAGGCCATCCCAACTTCTGCAAGCGTTCCCATTCCCCCCGGAACT includes these proteins:
- the dnaK gene encoding molecular chaperone DnaK, which gives rise to MARVVGIDLGTTNSVVAVMEGSKPLVIANSEGMRTTPSAVGFNKDGELVVGQMARRQAVLNPQNTYYAVKRFMGRKYAELTPESKRVPYTIRKDESGNIKIRCPRLRKEFAPEEVSAMILRKLAEEAERYLGEPVTGAVITVPAYFNDSQRQATRDAGRIAGLDVLRIINEPTAASLAYGLDRQKSQTILVFDLGGGTFDVSLLEVGDGVFEVLATSGDTQLGGNDFDKRIVDWLAEKFLESEGVDLRKDRQALQRLTEAAEKAKIELSGVSNTEINLPFITATDEGPKHIETRLSRLEFEELCGDLVSRLRRPLQRVLRDAGISPVQVDEVVLVGGSTRIPLVQGLVRSFIDREANQNVNPDEVVAVGAAIQAGILGGQVKDVLLLDVTPLSLGLETISGAMKKLIPRNTTIPVRRSDVFSTADNNQTVVEVHVLQGEREMAKDNKSLGRFKLTGIPPAPRGVPQIQVAFDIDANGILQAVAMDRTTGREQSIVVQGASTLSEAEINRAIQEAEEFAQVDRERRERVEKRNRAQALIDQSQRRLREITLDFGNQFASYYRRQIESLMGDLRLYLEKNDERGIDRAQANLQDALYELNREVRLQYEDEKEDFFGSIRRTFTGEKDPEDRGYNYGGSERDRGYNYGSNERARDYDYGSSERDRYAPDSRNSRNDRVPSARERRDSFTEESTPNRRNASRRNYEYQNDWDEEDDDWF
- a CDS encoding SH3 domain-containing protein, which encodes MKATYRCTLILALGAIALGSFASPGAASNISPQTSPQLLAQRINLAGRRVTVRTPEGGPLNVRSGPGGNYRVVRTLRNGGQCVLSGRTSGAWVQLQGGGWVTSIYLDI
- a CDS encoding tetratricopeptide repeat protein translates to MEIFVRKTPTRLIVWDISWFFLFMGAIFTGGGLILPIFNFSIATLTCDRQSLTPARCQLVERGFHSPKITEIPLDSLQQASVRSTYAGRGQSYRLSLLTQTGEIDFPRTSFRGQKYAIADLINTFIRNPKQTSLEVSQDERLLGLFWGLFIWILGILFLFGIARDDCEFLSCDCDTERRLLVLKQRNGWRKGTIEYSLIECDRALIETSHHTRMTRWLQTINYSEYSIVLLLKSGERIWLTTYETEMLKGKRRVVEYIAKQLKKLESSLPKESTNLQALEQEIAIWRDAIAVSPNNAEAHYHLGLAFYRHHQRPEASRSLQRAKALFQDAGNAQKATEVQDFLWQSGLE